The following coding sequences lie in one Aspergillus luchuensis IFO 4308 DNA, chromosome 8, nearly complete sequence genomic window:
- a CDS encoding MDR family MFS transporter (COG:G;~EggNog:ENOG410PMBP;~InterPro:IPR020846,IPR011701,IPR036259;~PFAM:PF07690;~SECRETED:SignalP(1-33);~SMCOG1005:Drug resistance transporter, EmrB/QacA;~TransMembrane:13 (i12-33o53-72i84-109o115-134i141-159o171-190i210-229o241-259i280-301o321-340i347-366o372-391i491-508o);~antiSMASH:Cluster_8.8;~go_function: GO:0022857 - transmembrane transporter activity [Evidence IEA];~go_process: GO:0055085 - transmembrane transport [Evidence IEA]) produces the protein MEAQPSSSSSRGWRFWLIIAGCAVTSLLTAVESTVTSTALPTISRDLNAGESYIWFVNAFFLSSTAFQPLYGQLADVWGRRWPLISAVAFFALGSGISGGASSSGMLIAGRTVQGVGLGGVNMLVDIVVCDLVPLRERGQIMALIFVVFAVGSSLGPFIGGAFTENVTWRWSFYISLPIAGAAIGLMLLFLQVKYQKNTTLVQKLKRIDWLGNGLLIASVVAILIALSFGGTTYSWSSWHVVVPLVLGLLGLLVAFPAIQATPKLCPEPTMPLRLFANRTSLAAFTLTFLHGMLLYWTIYFLPVYFQGVKSSSPIRSGVQLLPTVIVTVPAAIVAGVVLTKTGRYKPIQIAGFVFMALGMGLFSLLDKNSSTGAWTGFQLLAGIGSGFVITSTLPAAQAELAETDVAASTATWAFLRSLGSVWGVAIPAAIFNNQFASRVAAAGLDKDSRIAAILNSSGAYEQASGDFVSTFPKDVQPAIIEAYTGAMQRVWQISVVFAGLGFIIAWLEKEVELRTTLESEFGLKEKDQMEEKDDLGVVEEGPNK, from the exons ATGGAAGCAcaaccctcatcctcctcctcgagggGCTGGCGCTTCTGGCTGATTATTGCGGGCTGCGCCGTTACCTCGCTACTGACGGCCGTTGAGTCCACTGTCACCTCGACGGCCCTTCCTACCATTTCTCGGGACCTGAACGCCGGAGAGTCGTATATCTGGTTTGTCaatgctttcttcctctctagCACGGCCTTCCAGCCTCTCTATGGCCAACTCGCCGATGTCTGGGGCCGACGATGGCCGCTGATTTCCGCCGTCGCCTTTTTTGCCCTTGGGAGTGGAATCAGCGGGGGCGCTTCATCCTCCGGCATGCTCATTGCCGGACGAACTGTGCAGGGAGTGGGCCTGGGAGGAGTCAACATGCTGGTGGATATT GTTGTCTGTGACCTCGTACCGCTGCGCGAGCGGGGGCAGATCATGgcgctcatcttcgtcgtcttcgcgGTGGGCTCGTCTCTTGGCCCGTTTATCGGAGGCGCTTTCACCGAGAATGTCACTTGGCGCTGGTCTTTCTATATCAGTCTGCCAATCGCAGGGGCGGCCATAGGCCTcatgcttctcttccttcagGTGAAGTATCAGAAGAACACCACACTGgtccagaagctgaagcgcATTGACTGGCTTGGCAACGGGCTGCTCATCGCTTCGGTCGTGGCCATCCTGATCGCACTCAGCTTTGGAGGTACCACCTACTCCTGGTCAAGCTGGCATGTAGTTGTACCATTAGTCCTCGGCCTGCTCGGCCTTCTGGTCGCTTTCCCGGCTATCCAAGCAACCCCTAAGCTATGCCCCGAACCCACTATGCCACTCCGCCTGTTCGCCAATAGGACCTCCCTGGCGGCCTTTACTCTCACTTTCCTCCACGGCATGCTCCTTTACTGGACAATCTACTTCCTGCCTGTCTACTTCCAAGGCGTAAAGAGCAGCTCTCCCATCCGCTCCGGCGTGcaactcctccccaccgTCATCGTCACAGTCCCTGCGGCCATTGTCGCAGGCGTAGTCCTCACGAAGACCGGACGCTACAAGCCCATCCAAATCGCCGGCTTCGTTTTTATGGCCCTTGGCATGGGCCTGTTTAGTCTCCTCGACAAAAACTCCAGCACCGGTGCTTGGACCGGCTTTCAACTCCTTGCAGGCATCGGATCCGGTTTCGTTATCACTTCCACTCTCCCTGCCGCTCAGGCTGAACTAGCTGAGACAGATGTCGCCGCCTCCACTGCCACCTGGGCCTTTCTGCGCTCTTTGGGGTCCGTGTGGGGAGTCGCTATCCCCGCTGCGATCTTCAATAATCAGTTCGCCTCGCGTGTAGCGGCTGCCGGACTGGATAAGGACTCACGTATTGCAGCTATACTGAACTCTAGTGGAGCGTACGAGCAGGCATCCGGGGACTTTGTGTCTACGTTCCCTAAGGATGTGCAGCCGGCGATTATCGAGGCGTATACCGGGGCGATGCAGCGCGTGTGGCAGATCTCGGTCGTCTTTGCCGGGTTGGGCTTCATCATTGCttggttggagaaggaggtcgagTTGCGCACGACGCTGGAGTCGGAATTTGGATTGAAGGAGAAAGAccagatggaagagaaggatgatttAGGCGTCGTGGAAGAGGGGCCGAATAAGTAG
- a CDS encoding EthD domain-containing protein (COG:S;~EggNog:ENOG410PTAV;~InterPro:IPR011008,IPR009799;~PFAM:PF07110;~antiSMASH:Cluster_8.8;~go_function: GO:0016491 - oxidoreductase activity [Evidence IEA]), translating into MAPKKQMVLKLTSFRYKKEGISEKEFHEYASKSHAPKAAIVQARHGAIKVCQYHTPSASKRLITEKIPWAVRPGWEIEDHDIMVCVYVPNAETAQAIVTDPDFQSLVAGEDEICDQTRAKLTAGWEEVFVEDGKVVEADYGTFEELTSLGHDSKPTSAPEGIRI; encoded by the exons ATGGCACCCAAGAAGCAAATGGTCCTCAAGTTGACCTCCTTCCGCtacaagaaggaaggaatctCTGAGAAAGAATTCCACGAATACGCCAGCAAGTCGCATGCCCCTAAAGCAGCCATCGTACAGGCTCGCCATGGCGCCATCAAAGTGTGCCAG TACCACACTCCAAGCGCCAGCAAGAGGCTTATCACTGAGAAGATCCCTTGGGCCGTACGTCCAGGCTGGGAGATCGAAGATCACGACATcatggtgtgtgtgtacGTGCCGAATGCGGAGACAGCACAGGCGATTGTGACAGACCCAGACTTCCAGAGCCTCGTGGCTGGAGAGGACGAGATCTGTGACCAGACACGCGCCAAGTTGACTgcggggtgggaggaggtgtTCGTGGAGGATGGCAAGGTGGTCGAGGCCGACTATGGTACATTTGAAGAGCTCACTAGCCTTGGCCATGATAGCAAGCCCACTTCGGCTCCCGAGGGCATCCGCATCTAA
- a CDS encoding uncharacterized protein (COG:S;~EggNog:ENOG410PYNJ;~TransMembrane:7 (o24-45i57-82o102-121i142-163o203-222i234-256o276-298i);~antiSMASH:Cluster_8.8) yields MANNTSAMDALLSNHSRENRGPEVLAACIISMFFCVLATVVRLVAQATIRRLFTPDSILIIFASILALAVSSCTIAAVKNGLGRHEYWVMKEDPHPPERTAFIFEMGYVVTVLQAAALMFNKLSILFFYQRAFTSIIRSLRYTIWALFVFCTGLGVGSTVAFICACVPPQMFWLRVYPIFGFEPPEPLHGHCEPQRLHLGVPLLLDLFSEVVMLLVPVFVLWNLQMPCRKKAAVIFTFSLGAFVTAISAVRFYYSWKLENGGDLSWDDTDSYMWNSVQLCWGVVTACIPASAPLLRVVQKSTTVSKSRRPFKPHGYMMSTNGRVAQGKGQRHAQRLDSVTELTNSSWDEGESGPWTNSADPSLELEEGRRNKHQP; encoded by the exons ATGGCGAACAATACCAGCGCCATGGATGCGCTTCTGAGCAACCATTCCCGTGAGAATCGGGGACCCGAGGTTCTGGCAGCATGCATCATTAGCATGTTCTTCTGTGTGCTGGCTACTGTGGTCCGCCTCGTGGCCCAGGCCACCATCCGCCGCCTCTTCACACCAGATAGTATCCTTATCATATTTGCATCCATACTAGCCCTGGCAGTGTCCAGTTGCACCATTGCTGCTGTGAAGAATGGACTAGGTCGCCATGAG TACTGGGTTATGAAGGAggatccccatccccccgAGAGAACGGCGTTCATTTTCGAG ATGGGCTATGTGGTTACCGTGTTGCAAGCCGCAGCCCTCATGTTCAACAAGCTTtctatcctcttcttctaccagcgcgccttcacctccatcatAAGATCCCTACGCTACACCATCTGGGCCCTCTTTGTCTTCTGCACGGGGCTAGGTGTCGGATCTACCGTCGCGTTTATTTGCGCCTGCGTACCACCTCAAATGTTCTGGTTACGCGTATATCCGATCTTCGGCTTTGAACCCCCGGAGCCCTTGCACGGACACTGCGAGCCCCAGCGCTTGCATTTGGGCGTTCCCCTACTTCTCGATCTGTTCTCCGAAGTGGTTATGCTCTTGGTCCCGGTATTTGTTCTTTGGAATCTCCAGATGCCGTGCCGCAAGAAGGCTGCGGTGATCTTTACGTTTTCGTTGGGTGCGTTCGTGACAGCCATCTCGGCGGTGCGTTTCTATTATTCATGGAAACTAGAGAACGGGGGAGATTTGTCTTGGGATGACACGGACAGTTATATGTGGAATAGTGTGCAGCTCTGCTGGGGTGTGGTGACAGCGTGTATCCCTGCATCAGCGCCGTTGCTGCGCGTGGTCCAGAAATCAACCACGGTATCTAAGTCCCGCCGTCCGTTCAAACCACATGGGTATATGATGTCGACGAACGGTCGGGTTGCCCAAGGCAAAGGGCAAAGACATGCGCAGCGCCTCGATAGTGTAACTGAGCTGACTAACAGTTCTTGGGATGAGGGGGAATCGGGCCCATGGACGAACTCTGCTGATCCATCGCTGGAGCTTGAGGAGGGCAGGAGGAACAAGCATCAGCCATGA
- a CDS encoding zinc-binding alcohol dehydrogenase family protein (COG:C;~EggNog:ENOG410PVU7;~InterPro:IPR011032,IPR020843,IPR013154,IPR036291;~PFAM:PF08240;~SMCOG1028:crotonyl-CoA reductase / alcohol dehydrogenase;~antiSMASH:Cluster_8.8;~go_function: GO:0016491 - oxidoreductase activity [Evidence IEA];~go_process: GO:0055114 - oxidation-reduction process [Evidence IEA]), translating into MPAIPTTQSALVVQGPNSLRCVTDTPVPSLAGDQILVQTRAVALNPSDWKMLDAAAATPGAISGSDFAGVIVACGEEVQNMSIGERVCGFVFGASPTSPNNGAFADYIVAHPSLCFRVPPTMTFEEAASVGMGLMTVGLLFRSLGLQTQISLNPDSTNTNKPFVLVYGGSTATGTIAIQMLRIHGYQPITTCSPRHFPLVKQRGATAAFDYASRTCKEDIRAYTKGTLAFAMDCIADSHATTVCYGAIGGDGGRYCALDRYPPRLEGRRQDIQPEWIHSATIFGEDVQLAGSYHRTARPEDREFAIEWARHCTHVLARGDLQTHPLQVQKGGLPRIVGDLPLLRSKQISGRKLVYPVGGA; encoded by the coding sequence ATGCCCGCGATACCTACGACGCAGAGTGCATTGGTGGTGCAGGGGCCCAACTCCCTCCGATGTGTGACCGACACCCCTGTGCCGTCCCTCGCAGGGGACCAGATCCTGGTGCAGACTAGGGCCGTTGCACTCAACCCGTCTGATTGGAAGATGCTCGATGCAGCTGCGGCCACCCCGGGCGCAATTAGCGGCAGCGACTTTGCTGGAGTCATCGTTGcatgcggagaagaagtgcAGAACATGTCAATCGGCGAACGTGTCTGCGGCTTTGTCTTTGGGGCCAGTCCTACTAGTCCCAACAATGGTGCCTTTGCAGATTATATCGTCGCTCACCCGAGTCTCTGCTTTCGAGTGCCTCCGACCATGACTTTTGAAGAGGCTGCTTCTGTGGGTATGGGTCTGATGACTGTAGGACTACTCTTTCGTTCGCTTGGCTTGCAGACACAGATAAGCCTCAACCCTGATTCAACGAACACAAACAAGCCATTTGTCCTCGTATACGGAGGCTCAACAGCGACCGGCACTATAGCCATTCAGATGCTTCGAATCCATGGCTACCAGCCGATCACGACATGCTCACCACGGCATTTTCCGCTCGTAAAGCAGCGGGGGGCCACGGCAGCCTTTGACTACGCCTCACGCACTTGCAAGGAAGACATCCGTGCTTACACGAAGGGTACACTGGCGTTTGCTATGGACTGTATTGCCGACTCTCATGCCACAACGGTGTGCTACGGCGCTattggtggggatggaggccGATATTGCGCATTAGACCGATACCCCCCTCGCCTGGAGGGTCGCCGGCAGGACATCCAACCAGAGTGGATTCACAGCGCCACTATTTTTGGGGAGGATGTCCAGCTAGCAGGGTCTTATCATCGCACTGCACGGCCCGAAGATCGCGAATTTGCTATTGAGTGGGCACGTCATTGCACCCACGTTTTGGCACGGGGGGACTTACAGACCCATCCACTGCAAGTGCAGAAAGGGGGTTTGCCGCGAATTGTTGGCGATTTGCCTTTGCTCCGGAGTAAGCAGATTTCGGGCCGCAAATTGGTCTATCCTGTGGGAGGCGCATAG